The Lasioglossum baleicum chromosome 12, iyLasBale1, whole genome shotgun sequence genome includes a region encoding these proteins:
- the Khc gene encoding kinesin heavy chain isoform X2, which produces MAMETPREREIAAEDSIKVVCRFRPLNDSEEKAGSKFIVKFPSGGEENCISIGGKVYLFDKVFKPNATQDKVYNEAARSIVTDVLAGYNGTIFAYGQTSSGKTHTMEGVIGDSNKQGIIPRIVNDIFNHIYGMEENLEFHIKISYFEIYMDKIRDLLDVSKVNLSVHEDKNRVPFVKGATERFVSSPEEVFEVIEEGKSNRHIAVTNMNEHSSRSHSVFLINVKQENLENQKKLSGKLYLVDLAGSEKVSKTGAEGTVLDEAKNINKSLSALGNVISALADGNKTHIPYRDSKLTRILQESLGGNARTTIIICCSPASFNESETKSTLDFGKRAKTIKNVVCVNEELTAEEWKRRYEREKEKAARFKGKVEKLEAELSRWRQGETVKPEEQVNLVEAQDVVTPITMSIEGKLDDGPMPATPGGNLMAGSLSNEERQKLEEERERLYQQLDDKDEEINQQSQYVEKLKEQMEEQEELIASTRRDYEQLQQEMNRIQQENESAKEEVKEVLQALEELAVNYDQKSQEVEVKNKEQEALTEELVAKQAALNTTSSELQQLRDMSAHQRKRIAEMLANFLKDLGEIGVAIGGDENLKVAPESNGKLEEEFTVARLFISKMKSEVKNLVQRCQGLESFQLDCNKKVAEYEKDLAECRLLITQHEARMQMLAESMKVAEARKRTLEEDIDALREECAKLKAAEQVQAVTNKEKAEEKEAATKMRVALEEQMDQLRDAHQKQVAALRDELSEKQELISELKDLNQKFTLAHQQMQADYERLKQEEANKSVKLQELILLNERREQARKDLKSLEDTVAKELQTLHNLRKLFVEDIQTRIKKTMNSEENEDDVSALTQKQKISFLENNLDQLTKVHKQLVRDNADLRCELPKLEKRLRGTTERVKALEMALRDAKEGAMRDRKRYQFEVDRIKEAVRQKSLARRGPIPQIAKPIRAGQHHLTNFNVIRTGNRDTNN; this is translated from the exons ATGGCAATGGAGACGCCAAGGGAGCGTGAGATTGCCGCGGAAGACAGTATTAAGGTAGTCTGCAGGTTTCGACCTTTGAACGACTCCGAGGAAAAGGCTGGCTCGAAGTTTATCGTGAAATTCCCCTCCGGCGGCGAGGAGAACTGCATTTCGATCGGG ggAAAAGTATATCTTTTTGACAAAGTATTTAAACCAAATGCTACACAAGACAAAGTATACAATGAAGCAGCTAGATCAATTGTCACAGATGTCTTGGCAGGATACAATGGCACTATTTTTGCATACGGTCAAACATCCTCGG GAAAAACGCACACAATGGAAGGTGTTATCGGAGATTCAAATAAACAGGGTATTATTCCCAGAATCGTTAATGACATTTTCAATCATATTTACGGTATGgaagaaaatttggaatttcATATCAAGATATCATATTTTGAAATCTACATGGATAAAATCAGAGACCTGCTTGACG TGTCGAAAGTGAATCTAAGTGTACACGAAGATAAAAATCGAGTTCCGTTTGTGAAGGGTGCGACAGAACGTTTTGTATCTAGTCCAGAAGAGGTGTTCGAAGTTATAGAGGAAGGAAAGTCGAATAGGCATATTGCTGTAACCAATATGAACGAACACAGTTCGCGTTCTCACTCTGTATTCCTAATAAATGTTAAACAAGAAAATTTAGAGAATCAAAAGAAACTATCGGGAAAACTGTATCTCGTCGACTTGGCTGGTTCCGAGAAG GTTTCCAAAACTGGAGCGGAGGGTACTGTGCTCGACGAAgcaaaaaatattaacaaatcgCTGTCAGCTCTTGGCAACGTAATTTCAGCTTTAGCTGATGGAAACAAAACTCACATTCCTTATCGTGACTCGAAGTTAACTCGAATTTTGCAAGAGTCTCTTGGTGGTAATGCCAGAACTACGATTATTATTTGTTGTTCGCCGGCTAGCTTCAATGAATCTGAAACAAAGTCTACCTTGGATTTCG GTAAGCGTGCAAAGACTATTAAGAACGTTGTGTGCGTCAACGAGGAATTGACGGCTGAAGAATGGAAACGTCGTTacgagagagaaaaggagaagGCAGCTAGATTCAAAGGAAAGGTTGAGAAATTGGAGGCCGAGTTGTCGCGTTGGCGTCAAGGCGAGACAGTTAAACCCGAGGAACAAGTCAATTTGGTTGAAGCACAGGATGTTGTAACACCGATTACCATGTCCATCGAAG GTAAACTTGACGACGGTCCAATGCCAGCCACGCCTGGTGGCAATCTGATGGCTGGTTCCTTGTCTAACGAAGAAAGACAGAAGCTTGAAGAAGAACGTGAACGACTCTATCAACAATTGGATGATAAGGACGAGGAGATTAATCAGCAATCACAGTACGTTGAGAAACTGAAGGAGCAAATGGAAGAGCAAGAAGAATTAATTGCAAGTACAAGACGAGACTACGAACAGCTTCAACAAGAAATGAATCGAATACAACAGGAGAACGAAAGTGCTAAAGAAGAAGTGAAAGAAGTTCTGCAAGCGCTCGAAGAGCTGGCAGTTAACTACGATCAGAAGTCGCAAGAA GTCGAAGTGAAGAATAAGGAACAGGAAGCTCTGACGGAAGAACTAGTAGCGAAACAAGCAGCGTTGAACACCACGAGCTCGGAGCTGCAGCAATTACGAGACATGTCTGCTCACCAGAGAAAACGTATCGCGGAGATGCTAGCAAACTTCCTGAAGGATTTAGGCGAGATTGGAGTTGCTATTGGTGGCGACGAGAACTTGAAG GTTGCGCCGGAAAGCAATGGTAAACTCGAGGAAGAGTTCACGGTGGCAAGACTTTTCATTAGCAAAATGAAATCAGAGGTGAAAAATTTAGTACAGCGTTGCCAAGGATTAGAAAGTTTCCAACTAGACTGTAACAAGAAA GTTGCTGAATATGAAAAAGATTTGGCCGAATGTCGTCTGCTGATTACGCAGCACGAAGCTCGAATGCAAATGTTAGCGGAATCGATGAAAGTGGCAGAAGCGCGTAAACGTACTTTGGAGGAGGACATTGACGCTCTGCGCGAGGAGTGTGCTAAGCTGAAGGCTGCGGAACAGGTGCAAGCGGTCACGAATAAAGAAAAGGCGGAAGAGAAGGAAGCGGCAACGAAGATGAGAGTGGCACTCGAAGAACAGATGGATCAGTTGCGAGATGCTCATCAGAAACAG GTTGCTGCGCTGCGAGATGAACTCTCCGAGAAGCAAGAACTGATCAGCGAGCTTAAAGATTTGAATCAGAAATTCACGTTAGCCCACCAACAAATGCAGGCTGATTACGAACGATTGAAGCAGGAAGAGGCGAACAAGTCTGTGAAATTGCAAGAACTAATCTTGCTGAACGAACGTCGTGAACAG GCCCGAAAGGATCTCAAGAGCCTGGAGGACACAGTAGCCAAAGAACTTCAAACGTTGCACAATTTGCGGAAATTATTCGTGGAGGACATACAGACTAGAATAAAGAAGACTATGAACTCTGAGGAGAACGAGGACGATGTCAGCGCACTTACTCAGAAACAAAAGATTTCCTTCCTTGAGAACAACTTGGATCAACTGACAaag GTCCACAAACAACTTGTGAGGGACAATGCTGATTTGCGTTGCGAATTGCCGAAGCTTGAGAAGAGATTGCGTGGCACGACAGAACGCGTAAAAGCTCTTGAAATGGCATTGCGAGATGCGAAAGAGGGTGCAATGCGGGATCGCAAACGCTATCAATTCGAGGTAGATAGAATCAAGGAAGCTGTGAGACAGAAGAGCTTGGCTCGTCGTGGTCCTATTCCACAGATCGCTAAACCAATCAGGGCTGGTCAACATCATTTAACCAATTTTAACGTTATTAGAACAGGAAATCGTG ATACAAATAATTAA
- the Khc gene encoding kinesin heavy chain isoform X1 produces MAMETPREREIAAEDSIKVVCRFRPLNDSEEKAGSKFIVKFPSGGEENCISIGGKVYLFDKVFKPNATQDKVYNEAARSIVTDVLAGYNGTIFAYGQTSSGKTHTMEGVIGDSNKQGIIPRIVNDIFNHIYGMEENLEFHIKISYFEIYMDKIRDLLDVSKVNLSVHEDKNRVPFVKGATERFVSSPEEVFEVIEEGKSNRHIAVTNMNEHSSRSHSVFLINVKQENLENQKKLSGKLYLVDLAGSEKVSKTGAEGTVLDEAKNINKSLSALGNVISALADGNKTHIPYRDSKLTRILQESLGGNARTTIIICCSPASFNESETKSTLDFGKRAKTIKNVVCVNEELTAEEWKRRYEREKEKAARFKGKVEKLEAELSRWRQGETVKPEEQVNLVEAQDVVTPITMSIEGKLDDGPMPATPGGNLMAGSLSNEERQKLEEERERLYQQLDDKDEEINQQSQYVEKLKEQMEEQEELIASTRRDYEQLQQEMNRIQQENESAKEEVKEVLQALEELAVNYDQKSQEVEVKNKEQEALTEELVAKQAALNTTSSELQQLRDMSAHQRKRIAEMLANFLKDLGEIGVAIGGDENLKVAPESNGKLEEEFTVARLFISKMKSEVKNLVQRCQGLESFQLDCNKKVAEYEKDLAECRLLITQHEARMQMLAESMKVAEARKRTLEEDIDALREECAKLKAAEQVQAVTNKEKAEEKEAATKMRVALEEQMDQLRDAHQKQVAALRDELSEKQELISELKDLNQKFTLAHQQMQADYERLKQEEANKSVKLQELILLNERREQARKDLKSLEDTVAKELQTLHNLRKLFVEDIQTRIKKTMNSEENEDDVSALTQKQKISFLENNLDQLTKVHKQLVRDNADLRCELPKLEKRLRGTTERVKALEMALRDAKEGAMRDRKRYQFEVDRIKEAVRQKSLARRGPIPQIAKPIRAGQHHLTNFNVIRTGNRDMGHNVQ; encoded by the exons ATGGCAATGGAGACGCCAAGGGAGCGTGAGATTGCCGCGGAAGACAGTATTAAGGTAGTCTGCAGGTTTCGACCTTTGAACGACTCCGAGGAAAAGGCTGGCTCGAAGTTTATCGTGAAATTCCCCTCCGGCGGCGAGGAGAACTGCATTTCGATCGGG ggAAAAGTATATCTTTTTGACAAAGTATTTAAACCAAATGCTACACAAGACAAAGTATACAATGAAGCAGCTAGATCAATTGTCACAGATGTCTTGGCAGGATACAATGGCACTATTTTTGCATACGGTCAAACATCCTCGG GAAAAACGCACACAATGGAAGGTGTTATCGGAGATTCAAATAAACAGGGTATTATTCCCAGAATCGTTAATGACATTTTCAATCATATTTACGGTATGgaagaaaatttggaatttcATATCAAGATATCATATTTTGAAATCTACATGGATAAAATCAGAGACCTGCTTGACG TGTCGAAAGTGAATCTAAGTGTACACGAAGATAAAAATCGAGTTCCGTTTGTGAAGGGTGCGACAGAACGTTTTGTATCTAGTCCAGAAGAGGTGTTCGAAGTTATAGAGGAAGGAAAGTCGAATAGGCATATTGCTGTAACCAATATGAACGAACACAGTTCGCGTTCTCACTCTGTATTCCTAATAAATGTTAAACAAGAAAATTTAGAGAATCAAAAGAAACTATCGGGAAAACTGTATCTCGTCGACTTGGCTGGTTCCGAGAAG GTTTCCAAAACTGGAGCGGAGGGTACTGTGCTCGACGAAgcaaaaaatattaacaaatcgCTGTCAGCTCTTGGCAACGTAATTTCAGCTTTAGCTGATGGAAACAAAACTCACATTCCTTATCGTGACTCGAAGTTAACTCGAATTTTGCAAGAGTCTCTTGGTGGTAATGCCAGAACTACGATTATTATTTGTTGTTCGCCGGCTAGCTTCAATGAATCTGAAACAAAGTCTACCTTGGATTTCG GTAAGCGTGCAAAGACTATTAAGAACGTTGTGTGCGTCAACGAGGAATTGACGGCTGAAGAATGGAAACGTCGTTacgagagagaaaaggagaagGCAGCTAGATTCAAAGGAAAGGTTGAGAAATTGGAGGCCGAGTTGTCGCGTTGGCGTCAAGGCGAGACAGTTAAACCCGAGGAACAAGTCAATTTGGTTGAAGCACAGGATGTTGTAACACCGATTACCATGTCCATCGAAG GTAAACTTGACGACGGTCCAATGCCAGCCACGCCTGGTGGCAATCTGATGGCTGGTTCCTTGTCTAACGAAGAAAGACAGAAGCTTGAAGAAGAACGTGAACGACTCTATCAACAATTGGATGATAAGGACGAGGAGATTAATCAGCAATCACAGTACGTTGAGAAACTGAAGGAGCAAATGGAAGAGCAAGAAGAATTAATTGCAAGTACAAGACGAGACTACGAACAGCTTCAACAAGAAATGAATCGAATACAACAGGAGAACGAAAGTGCTAAAGAAGAAGTGAAAGAAGTTCTGCAAGCGCTCGAAGAGCTGGCAGTTAACTACGATCAGAAGTCGCAAGAA GTCGAAGTGAAGAATAAGGAACAGGAAGCTCTGACGGAAGAACTAGTAGCGAAACAAGCAGCGTTGAACACCACGAGCTCGGAGCTGCAGCAATTACGAGACATGTCTGCTCACCAGAGAAAACGTATCGCGGAGATGCTAGCAAACTTCCTGAAGGATTTAGGCGAGATTGGAGTTGCTATTGGTGGCGACGAGAACTTGAAG GTTGCGCCGGAAAGCAATGGTAAACTCGAGGAAGAGTTCACGGTGGCAAGACTTTTCATTAGCAAAATGAAATCAGAGGTGAAAAATTTAGTACAGCGTTGCCAAGGATTAGAAAGTTTCCAACTAGACTGTAACAAGAAA GTTGCTGAATATGAAAAAGATTTGGCCGAATGTCGTCTGCTGATTACGCAGCACGAAGCTCGAATGCAAATGTTAGCGGAATCGATGAAAGTGGCAGAAGCGCGTAAACGTACTTTGGAGGAGGACATTGACGCTCTGCGCGAGGAGTGTGCTAAGCTGAAGGCTGCGGAACAGGTGCAAGCGGTCACGAATAAAGAAAAGGCGGAAGAGAAGGAAGCGGCAACGAAGATGAGAGTGGCACTCGAAGAACAGATGGATCAGTTGCGAGATGCTCATCAGAAACAG GTTGCTGCGCTGCGAGATGAACTCTCCGAGAAGCAAGAACTGATCAGCGAGCTTAAAGATTTGAATCAGAAATTCACGTTAGCCCACCAACAAATGCAGGCTGATTACGAACGATTGAAGCAGGAAGAGGCGAACAAGTCTGTGAAATTGCAAGAACTAATCTTGCTGAACGAACGTCGTGAACAG GCCCGAAAGGATCTCAAGAGCCTGGAGGACACAGTAGCCAAAGAACTTCAAACGTTGCACAATTTGCGGAAATTATTCGTGGAGGACATACAGACTAGAATAAAGAAGACTATGAACTCTGAGGAGAACGAGGACGATGTCAGCGCACTTACTCAGAAACAAAAGATTTCCTTCCTTGAGAACAACTTGGATCAACTGACAaag GTCCACAAACAACTTGTGAGGGACAATGCTGATTTGCGTTGCGAATTGCCGAAGCTTGAGAAGAGATTGCGTGGCACGACAGAACGCGTAAAAGCTCTTGAAATGGCATTGCGAGATGCGAAAGAGGGTGCAATGCGGGATCGCAAACGCTATCAATTCGAGGTAGATAGAATCAAGGAAGCTGTGAGACAGAAGAGCTTGGCTCGTCGTGGTCCTATTCCACAGATCGCTAAACCAATCAGGGCTGGTCAACATCATTTAACCAATTTTAACGTTATTAGAACAGGAAATCGTG ATATGGGTCACAACGTACAGTGA
- the LOC143214611 gene encoding cilia- and flagella-associated protein 107 produces the protein MNAFHWNLEQKCLGATLSLQDLRDKLFSKDRKLDRASTLSEDKYSQKTLVGNWFERRTVSVPEPVDWRTTYDTDYKRHVNDTWHENQITKWDNKINLEGLTREQLLSHKKEYYNNMTTSYDLSYNILPKGLTEPRIRTYHARKRKWIPEQDLTKSYGSLTNFGLKDAIAAEVHENSEEGLAEQRWKTIYKEEIGQLADVNIISDARFRRRTVDFNVPDLTHFEHRLLDTEPCLLPFKIKNSKDNSRYISENAKRINFH, from the exons ATGAATGCCTTTCATTGGAATTTGGAGCAGAAATGCTTAGGAGCTACGCTGTCGTTACAAGATTTGCGAGACAAATTGTTTTCGAAAGACAGAAAGCTTGATCGTGCTTCAACATTGAGCGAAGACAAATATAGTCAGAAAACTCTAGTGGGCAATTGGTTTGAGCGTAGAACAGTTTCTGTTCCTGAACCGGTCGATTGGAGAACTACTTACGATACCGATTATAAACGTCATGTAAATGACACTTGGCATGAAAATCAGATTACAAAGTGGGATAACAAAATTAATCTCGAG GGTTTAACTAGAGAACAGTTACTCAGTCATAAGAAGGAATATTATAACAACATGACGACAAGTTATGATTTGTCTTACAATATTTTACCGAAAGGTCTTACAGAGCCTAGAATCAGAACGTATCATGCGAG AAAGCGAAAATGGATCCCAGAACAAGATCTGACAAAAAGTTACGGTAGTTTAACAAACTTCGGACTAAAGGATGCGATTGCCGCAGAGGTACATGAAAATTCAGAAGAAGGATTAGCTGAACAGCGATGGAAAACAATTTACAAAGAAGAAATTGGTCAGTTAGCGGATGTGAATATTATATCAGACGCTCG ATTTCGCAGACGAACAGTGGATTTCAATGTACCAGACCTTACGCATTTTGAACATAGATTGTTAGACACCGAACCCTGTTTGCTTCCGTTTAAAATTAAGAATTCGAAGGACAATTCGAGATATATTAGCGAGAATGCGAAACGCATAAactttcattaa
- the Rpt6 gene encoding 26S proteasome regulatory subunit Rpt6: protein MTLINKMETEEKISKGEGFKPYYITKIEELQLIVAEKSQNLRRLQAQRNELNAKVRMLREELQLLQEQGSYVGEVVKPMDKKKVLVKVHPEGKFVVDIDKNIDINDVTPNSRVALRNESYTLHKILPNKVDPLVSLMMVEKVPDSTYEMVGGLDKQIKEIKEVIELPVKHPELFDALGIAQPKGVLLYGPPGTGKTLLARAVAHHTECTFIRVSGSELVQKFIGEGSRMVRELFVMAREHAPSIIFMDEIDSIGSSRIESGSGGDSEVQRTMLELLNQLDGFEATKNIKVIMATNRIDILDPALLRPGRIDRKIEFPPPSEEARLDILKIHSRKMNLTRGINLRKIAELMPGASGAEVKGVCTEAGMYALRERRVHVTQEDFEMAVAKVMQKDSEKNMSIKKLWK, encoded by the exons ATGACGCTCATAAATAAG ATGGAAACGGAGGAAAAGATTTCGAAGGGAGAGGGTTTTAAACCGTATTATATTACAAAGATTGAAGAGCTACAATTAATCGTAGCTGAGAAGAGTCAAAATTTGAGGAGGTTACAAGCACAACGTAACGAGCTGAATGCGAAAG TACGTATGTTACGAGAAGAGCTACAACTTCTTCAAGAACAAGGATCGTACGTTGGAGAAGTTGTGAAGCCAATGGACAAAAAGAAAGTCTTAGTCAAAGTGCATCCAGAGGGCAAGTTTGTAGTGGACATAGATAAGAACATTGATATCAACGATGTGACACCAAACTCGAGAGTGGCGCTACGCAACGAAAGTTATACTCTTCATAAGATTTTACCGAATAAAGTAGATCCGCTAGTATCTCTCATGATGGTGGAAAAGGTGCCAGATTCTACCTATGAGATGGTTGGTGGTTTAGATAAGCAGATCAAGGAAATAAAGGAAGTTATAGAACTACCTGTTAAACACCCAGAATTGTTCGATGCTCTTGGAATAGCGCAACCTAAAGGAGTACTTTTATATGGACCACCAG GTACAGGGAAAACTTTATTGGCGAGAGCGGTGGCCCATCACACAGAGTGTACATTTATTCGTGTGTCCGGCTCTGAAttggtacagaaattcattggtGAAGGTTCGAGAATGGTGCGTGAACTTTTTGTAATGGCTAGAGAACATGCGCCGTCTATTATATTCATGGATGAAATAGATTCGATTGGAAGTTCCCGTATCGAGTCTGGATCTGGTGGAGACAGCGAG GTTCAAAGAACTATGCTCGAGTTGCTGAATCAGTTGGATGGGTTCGAAGCAACGAAAAATATCAAAGTTATTATGGCAACGAACAGAATCGATATATTGGACCCTGCTTTACTCAGACCTGGACGTATCgatcgtaaaattgaatttccacCACCAAGCGAGGAAGCGCGTcttgatattttgaaaattcattCAAGAAAAATGAACTTGACTCGTGgcattaatttaagaaaaatcgcAGAACTTATGCCTGGCGCATCTGGTGCAGAAGTGAAG GGAGTTTGTACAGAAGCCGGTATGTATGCTCTCAGAGAACGTCGCGTTCACGTTACCCAAGAAGATTTCGAGATGGCTGTTGCGAAAGTTATGCAGAAAGATTCTGAGAAGAATATGTCGATCAAGAAGTTATGGAAGTAA
- the LOC143214604 gene encoding uncharacterized protein LOC143214604, with the protein MEFNLLVNFIPIFSIILFIIVTILTVFQKLKLRWPVTLNCWFCNNNSKVWRQQANWWFCLHCEQYNGFSKNGDYTCSIPEQYKISSHNNRRYCSVGQDTKFNKVSTNRLCNQCTQNETLKLSKLSNYVPTNERKYEQEIEQFKKSLEQEYPLCTQCKSLVHSVLYKQALWLTEYKMLLFKQKPFQVIANNKKFSEPIFRMISTIFDSMVAYNMDFIFLPIGGLFFQFCACCVASATRKSCDILLMFLWICIIILLPFKDSKIMKIDFHNKWLSLEYITQYHMIMFFTSIIGFINVKPKSHKNTMNKNLSFKKMGSSSKNSMLSDSCMTTFSDEHSFKANVTGDVGETFSNKFSPSITNDSMPFSIDKSVNKRTLLQSPFINQESQLSTPINNNCLLFNSLTPSTHKTSMAETYSLNDSLSTLSMLSLSEDKPKYTVKNKAPKIFERKVYSPGSSKLFKRLNGTYSKKNSLSPPKLKPVTQLPWVADGYWQNGMDLPSLSRSSSPSSGFGSVGSNFAPSREPSIHEFDQCSTMSDFAQSCYASRQTNISPNRTFYYQSSQFSVPDLKGSVNNQTTKFASFNTYTQPKLLLPHTDQKNGNVFTDQYLQAHNINESNVKSPSERQMFQSHTTVVSVPVWLSALLCGSFVLNIVVLCTTLVR; encoded by the exons ATGGAATTCAACCTGTTAgtgaattttataccaatattttctattattttgtTTATAATTGTTACTATCCTCACGGTCTTCCAAAAGTTAAA ACTGAGATGGCCTGTAACATTGAACTGCTGGTTTTGTAATAACAATAGCAAAGTTTGGCGGCAACAGGCTAACTGGTGGTTCTGTCTACATTGTGAACAGTACAATGGTTTCTCCAag AATGGTGATTACACATGTAGTATACCAGAACAATACAAGATTTCTTCGCACAATAATAGAAGATATTGCTCAGTTGGCCAGGATACGAAATTCAATAAAGTTTCTACGAACAGACTCTGCAATCAATGTACACAGAACGAAACTTTGAAACTGTCCAAATTATCTAACTATGTACCAACTAACGAGAGGAAGTACGAGCAAGAGATAGAGCAATTTAAAAAGAGTTTGGAGCAGGAATATCCGCTGTGTACGCAATGTAAAAGTCTAGTACATAGCGTATTATACAAACAAGCGTTATGGCTTACGGAATACAAAATGTTGTTATTCAAGCAAAAACCTTTCCAAGTAATTGCTAAC AACAAGAAATTTTCCGAACCAATATTCAGAatgatttcaacaatttttgacTCTATGGTAGCGTATAACATGGATTTCATATTCTTACCGATCGGAGGACTATTTTTCCAATTCTGTGCATGCTGCGTAGCATCTGCAACGAGGAAAAGTTGCGACATATTGCTCATGTTTCTGTGgatatgtattattatacttttaccTTTTAAAGACTCGAAGATAATGAAAATAGATTTTCATAACAAATGGCTTTCTCTTGAGTATATAACTCAGTATCATATG ATCATGTTTTTTACTTCGATCATAGGCTTTATCAATGTTAAGCCTAAATCACACAAAAAcacaatgaataaaaatttgtcattCAAAAAGATGGGATCCTCCTCCAAAAATTCAATGCTGTCTGACTCGTGTATGACAACTTTCAGCGATGAGCATAGTTTCAAAGCTAATGTCACAGGCGATGTGGGTGAAACGTTTAGTAATAAATTTTCACCAAGCATAACGAACGATTCTATGCCATTCAGCATAGACAAATCTGTCAATAAACGTACATTGTTGCAAAGTCCGTT CATAAATCAGGAATCACAATTATCGACACCTATCAATAACAACTGCCTCTTATTTAATTCTTTGACTCCATCTACGCATAAAACTAGCATGGCTGAAACCTATTCGTTGAACGATAGTTTGAGTACGTTAAGTATGCTATCCTTGAGCGAAGATAAACCAAAGTATACAGTGAAAAATAAAGCGCCGAAGATTTTCGAAAGAAAAGTGTACAGTCCAGGGAGTTCGAAGCTTTTTAAAAGATTAAATGGCACATATAGTAAGAAGAATAGTTTATCCCCACCTAAATTAAAGCCTGTCACACAACTGCCATGGGTAGCCGACGGATATTGGCAAAACGGTATGGATCTACCATCGTTATCTAGATCATCCAGTCCGAGTTCTGGTTTTGGTTCTGTCGGTTCGAACTTTGCTCCATCTAGGGAGCCATCGATACATGAATTCGATCAATGTTCAACAATGTCAGATTTCGCTCAATCCTGTTACGCCTCCAGGCAAACAAACATTAGTCCTAATAGAACCTTCTATTATCAAAGTTCGCAGTTCTCAGTTCCAGACCTGAAAGGTTCGGTTAATAATCAAACAACGAAGTTCGCATCGTTCAATACGTACACTCAGCCAAAATTGTTGCTACCTCATACCGATCAAAAGAATGGAAACGTTTTTACGGATCAGTATTTACAAGCGCATAATATAAATGAAAGTAATGTTAAGAGTCCTTCCGAAAGGCAAATGTTTCAGAGTCACACAACCGTTGTATCGGTTCCCGTTTGGTTATCAGCTCTTCTATGCGGCtcgtttgtattaaatatagtaGTTCTGTGTACTACATTGGTACGTTAG